In Chelonia mydas isolate rCheMyd1 chromosome 20, rCheMyd1.pri.v2, whole genome shotgun sequence, a single genomic region encodes these proteins:
- the LOC119564330 gene encoding zinc finger E-box-binding homeobox 1 isoform X1, whose amino-acid sequence MGGCSASVQGPGLGLGRFHTCCCSARLRLGPDVQGELHPTCLATGRVASELAFKGDGDPQETELSQGPSPTAALLPAPGDQGGAAAEMQQRRSHPDPNHGQTPEPPGAPAPWPGAPSCECGSRAFVCLSPRARLQPQGALGSPAQLSRPPAPPTPSQAETRRFGCLACGKGFKYKHHLKEHERIHSGEKPYECATCQKRFSHSGSYSSHLSARRCLLPAPDSPAPWESRPCAARPRGGHAGGCGAYGPDLSSLHGPGPARPLPGPPDPGMEGPRDTNVPGPGPDRAPPETPTMEQPLDLSLPKPGKEPKPSPVPSEEPPTRRPYEPLYMPTSLFPAFLPSTLSHLLPHGAPRLHGNPELPAPQFLPFLLYPYGAEAGPALATGHWEQHGPLGAGGAGWRPLQAGGEPGGSRRRLRRTPEGLYLCELCPKTFRKSSSLLRHQYEHTGRRPHRCPLCPKAFKHKHHLGEHARLHSGERPFQCARCARRFSHSGSYSQHLNHRQGCCRAWGAPSPRGETPGPAPRQETPAPRGETPVPSHAPQGETPGPAPCGQTPGPAPRGETPVPSHAPEGETPAPHGKILVPAPQGGDPKPLSPG is encoded by the exons atgggggGCTGCTCGGCCTCGgtgcagggcccagggctcggcctgGGGCGTTTTCACACCTGTTGCTGCAGCGCccggctgaggctggggccggaTGTGCAAGGGGAGCTCCACCCGACCTGCCTGGCCACGGGGAGGGTGGCTAGTG agctggcttTCAAGGGGGACGGGGACCCACAGGAGACTGAGCTGAGCCAGGGCCCCAGCCCCACGGCCGCCCTCCTGCCGGCGCCCGGAGACCAAGGTGGGGCTGCGGCCGAAATGCAGCAGAGACGCAGCCACCCGGACCCCAACCACG gtCAGACTCCGGAGCCCCCCGGAGCGCCGGCGCCGTGGCCGGGTGCCCCGTCCTGCGAGTGCGGATCTCGCGCCTTCGTCTGCCTGAGCCCACGCGCCCGGCTCCAGCCCCAAGGGGCCCTGGGCAGCCCGGCCCAGCTCAGCcggcccccagcgccccccacccccagccag GCGGAGACACGTCGGTTCGGGTGCCTGGCTTGCGGGAAGGGCTTCAAATACAAACACCACCTGAAGGAGCATGAGCGCATCCACAGCG GCGAGAAGCCCTACGAATGTGCCACCTGCCAGAAGCGCTTCTCCCATTCGGGCTCCTACAGCTCGCACCTCAGCGCCCGCCGCTGCCTGCTGCCCGCCCCCGACTCCCCGGCCCCATGGGAGAGCCGCCCATGTGCTGCCAGGCCCCGGGGGGGCCacgctgggggctgtggggcctACGGCCCGGACCTCAGCTCCCTGCacggccccggcccggcccggccccttcCGGGCCCCCCTGACCCGGGAATGGAGGGACCCAGGGACACCAATGTGCCAGGGCCTGGCCCTGACCGGGCTCCCCCCGAGACCCCCACCATGGAGCAGCCCTTGGACCTGTCGCTTCCCAAGCCAGGCAAGGAGCCCAAGCCCAGCCCGGTGCCCTCGGAGGAGCCCCCGACCCGGCGGCCCTATGAGCCCCTCTACATGCccacctccctcttcccagccttCCTGCCCAGCACCCTCAGCCATCTCCTCCCGCACGGGGCCCCTCGGCTGCACGGGAACCCGGAGCTGCCGGCCCCCCAGTTCCTGCCTTTTCTGCTCTACCCGTATGGGGCGGAGGCGGGGCCAGCACTGGCCACGGGCCACTGGGAGCAACACGGGCCTCTG GGAGCCGGCGGGGCTGGGTGGCGCCCCCTGCAGGCgggcggggagccggggggcAGCCGGAGGCGGCTGCGGAGGACCCCCGAAGGGCTGTATCTGTGCGAGCTCTGCCCCAAAACCTTCCGGAAGAGCAGCTCCCTCCTGCGGCACCAGTACGAGCACACGG GGAGGCGCCCGCACCGCTGcccgctctgccccaaggcctTCAAGCACAAGCACCACCTGGGGGAACACGCCCGGCTGCACTCCGGGGAGCGCCCCTTCCAGTGCGCCCGCTGCGCCCGCCGCTTctcccactccggctcctactcGCAGCACCTCAACCACCGGCAGGGCTGCTGCCGGGCCTGGGGCGCCCCCAGCCCCCGCGGGGagacccccggccccgccccccgccaggagacccccgccccccgcggggAGACCCCCGTGCCCAGCCACGCCCCCCAGGGGGagacccccggccccgccccctgtgggcagacccccggccccgccccccgcggggAGACCCCCGTGCCCAGCCACGCCCCCGAGGGGGAGACCCCCGCCCCACACGGGAAGATCCTGGTCCCCGCCCCCCAAGGGGGAGACCCCAAGCCCCTGTCGCCAGGgtga
- the LOC119564330 gene encoding zinc finger E-box-binding homeobox 1 isoform X4, protein MQQRRSHPDPNHGQTPEPPGAPAPWPGAPSCECGSRAFVCLSPRARLQPQGALGSPAQLSRPPAPPTPSQAETRRFGCLACGKGFKYKHHLKEHERIHSGEKPYECATCQKRFSHSGSYSSHLSARRCLLPAPDSPAPWESRPCAARPRGGHAGGCGAYGPDLSSLHGPGPARPLPGPPDPGMEGPRDTNVPGPGPDRAPPETPTMEQPLDLSLPKPGKEPKPSPVPSEEPPTRRPYEPLYMPTSLFPAFLPSTLSHLLPHGAPRLHGNPELPAPQFLPFLLYPYGAEAGPALATGHWEQHGPLGAGGAGWRPLQAGGEPGGSRRRLRRTPEGLYLCELCPKTFRKSSSLLRHQYEHTGRRPHRCPLCPKAFKHKHHLGEHARLHSGERPFQCARCARRFSHSGSYSQHLNHRQGCCRAWGAPSPRGETPGPAPRQETPAPRGETPVPSHAPQGETPGPAPCGQTPGPAPRGETPVPSHAPEGETPAPHGKILVPAPQGGDPKPLSPG, encoded by the exons ATGCAGCAGAGACGCAGCCACCCGGACCCCAACCACG gtCAGACTCCGGAGCCCCCCGGAGCGCCGGCGCCGTGGCCGGGTGCCCCGTCCTGCGAGTGCGGATCTCGCGCCTTCGTCTGCCTGAGCCCACGCGCCCGGCTCCAGCCCCAAGGGGCCCTGGGCAGCCCGGCCCAGCTCAGCcggcccccagcgccccccacccccagccag GCGGAGACACGTCGGTTCGGGTGCCTGGCTTGCGGGAAGGGCTTCAAATACAAACACCACCTGAAGGAGCATGAGCGCATCCACAGCG GCGAGAAGCCCTACGAATGTGCCACCTGCCAGAAGCGCTTCTCCCATTCGGGCTCCTACAGCTCGCACCTCAGCGCCCGCCGCTGCCTGCTGCCCGCCCCCGACTCCCCGGCCCCATGGGAGAGCCGCCCATGTGCTGCCAGGCCCCGGGGGGGCCacgctgggggctgtggggcctACGGCCCGGACCTCAGCTCCCTGCacggccccggcccggcccggccccttcCGGGCCCCCCTGACCCGGGAATGGAGGGACCCAGGGACACCAATGTGCCAGGGCCTGGCCCTGACCGGGCTCCCCCCGAGACCCCCACCATGGAGCAGCCCTTGGACCTGTCGCTTCCCAAGCCAGGCAAGGAGCCCAAGCCCAGCCCGGTGCCCTCGGAGGAGCCCCCGACCCGGCGGCCCTATGAGCCCCTCTACATGCccacctccctcttcccagccttCCTGCCCAGCACCCTCAGCCATCTCCTCCCGCACGGGGCCCCTCGGCTGCACGGGAACCCGGAGCTGCCGGCCCCCCAGTTCCTGCCTTTTCTGCTCTACCCGTATGGGGCGGAGGCGGGGCCAGCACTGGCCACGGGCCACTGGGAGCAACACGGGCCTCTG GGAGCCGGCGGGGCTGGGTGGCGCCCCCTGCAGGCgggcggggagccggggggcAGCCGGAGGCGGCTGCGGAGGACCCCCGAAGGGCTGTATCTGTGCGAGCTCTGCCCCAAAACCTTCCGGAAGAGCAGCTCCCTCCTGCGGCACCAGTACGAGCACACGG GGAGGCGCCCGCACCGCTGcccgctctgccccaaggcctTCAAGCACAAGCACCACCTGGGGGAACACGCCCGGCTGCACTCCGGGGAGCGCCCCTTCCAGTGCGCCCGCTGCGCCCGCCGCTTctcccactccggctcctactcGCAGCACCTCAACCACCGGCAGGGCTGCTGCCGGGCCTGGGGCGCCCCCAGCCCCCGCGGGGagacccccggccccgccccccgccaggagacccccgccccccgcggggAGACCCCCGTGCCCAGCCACGCCCCCCAGGGGGagacccccggccccgccccctgtgggcagacccccggccccgccccccgcggggAGACCCCCGTGCCCAGCCACGCCCCCGAGGGGGAGACCCCCGCCCCACACGGGAAGATCCTGGTCCCCGCCCCCCAAGGGGGAGACCCCAAGCCCCTGTCGCCAGGgtga
- the LOC119564330 gene encoding zinc finger E-box-binding homeobox 1 isoform X3: MRGIRLQPPPELAFKGDGDPQETELSQGPSPTAALLPAPGDQGGAAAEMQQRRSHPDPNHGQTPEPPGAPAPWPGAPSCECGSRAFVCLSPRARLQPQGALGSPAQLSRPPAPPTPSQAETRRFGCLACGKGFKYKHHLKEHERIHSGEKPYECATCQKRFSHSGSYSSHLSARRCLLPAPDSPAPWESRPCAARPRGGHAGGCGAYGPDLSSLHGPGPARPLPGPPDPGMEGPRDTNVPGPGPDRAPPETPTMEQPLDLSLPKPGKEPKPSPVPSEEPPTRRPYEPLYMPTSLFPAFLPSTLSHLLPHGAPRLHGNPELPAPQFLPFLLYPYGAEAGPALATGHWEQHGPLGAGGAGWRPLQAGGEPGGSRRRLRRTPEGLYLCELCPKTFRKSSSLLRHQYEHTGRRPHRCPLCPKAFKHKHHLGEHARLHSGERPFQCARCARRFSHSGSYSQHLNHRQGCCRAWGAPSPRGETPGPAPRQETPAPRGETPVPSHAPQGETPGPAPCGQTPGPAPRGETPVPSHAPEGETPAPHGKILVPAPQGGDPKPLSPG, encoded by the exons ATGCGGGGGATCCGCCTCCAGCCTCCTCCAG agctggcttTCAAGGGGGACGGGGACCCACAGGAGACTGAGCTGAGCCAGGGCCCCAGCCCCACGGCCGCCCTCCTGCCGGCGCCCGGAGACCAAGGTGGGGCTGCGGCCGAAATGCAGCAGAGACGCAGCCACCCGGACCCCAACCACG gtCAGACTCCGGAGCCCCCCGGAGCGCCGGCGCCGTGGCCGGGTGCCCCGTCCTGCGAGTGCGGATCTCGCGCCTTCGTCTGCCTGAGCCCACGCGCCCGGCTCCAGCCCCAAGGGGCCCTGGGCAGCCCGGCCCAGCTCAGCcggcccccagcgccccccacccccagccag GCGGAGACACGTCGGTTCGGGTGCCTGGCTTGCGGGAAGGGCTTCAAATACAAACACCACCTGAAGGAGCATGAGCGCATCCACAGCG GCGAGAAGCCCTACGAATGTGCCACCTGCCAGAAGCGCTTCTCCCATTCGGGCTCCTACAGCTCGCACCTCAGCGCCCGCCGCTGCCTGCTGCCCGCCCCCGACTCCCCGGCCCCATGGGAGAGCCGCCCATGTGCTGCCAGGCCCCGGGGGGGCCacgctgggggctgtggggcctACGGCCCGGACCTCAGCTCCCTGCacggccccggcccggcccggccccttcCGGGCCCCCCTGACCCGGGAATGGAGGGACCCAGGGACACCAATGTGCCAGGGCCTGGCCCTGACCGGGCTCCCCCCGAGACCCCCACCATGGAGCAGCCCTTGGACCTGTCGCTTCCCAAGCCAGGCAAGGAGCCCAAGCCCAGCCCGGTGCCCTCGGAGGAGCCCCCGACCCGGCGGCCCTATGAGCCCCTCTACATGCccacctccctcttcccagccttCCTGCCCAGCACCCTCAGCCATCTCCTCCCGCACGGGGCCCCTCGGCTGCACGGGAACCCGGAGCTGCCGGCCCCCCAGTTCCTGCCTTTTCTGCTCTACCCGTATGGGGCGGAGGCGGGGCCAGCACTGGCCACGGGCCACTGGGAGCAACACGGGCCTCTG GGAGCCGGCGGGGCTGGGTGGCGCCCCCTGCAGGCgggcggggagccggggggcAGCCGGAGGCGGCTGCGGAGGACCCCCGAAGGGCTGTATCTGTGCGAGCTCTGCCCCAAAACCTTCCGGAAGAGCAGCTCCCTCCTGCGGCACCAGTACGAGCACACGG GGAGGCGCCCGCACCGCTGcccgctctgccccaaggcctTCAAGCACAAGCACCACCTGGGGGAACACGCCCGGCTGCACTCCGGGGAGCGCCCCTTCCAGTGCGCCCGCTGCGCCCGCCGCTTctcccactccggctcctactcGCAGCACCTCAACCACCGGCAGGGCTGCTGCCGGGCCTGGGGCGCCCCCAGCCCCCGCGGGGagacccccggccccgccccccgccaggagacccccgccccccgcggggAGACCCCCGTGCCCAGCCACGCCCCCCAGGGGGagacccccggccccgccccctgtgggcagacccccggccccgccccccgcggggAGACCCCCGTGCCCAGCCACGCCCCCGAGGGGGAGACCCCCGCCCCACACGGGAAGATCCTGGTCCCCGCCCCCCAAGGGGGAGACCCCAAGCCCCTGTCGCCAGGgtga
- the LOC119564330 gene encoding zinc finger E-box-binding homeobox 1 isoform X2 has translation MAPAPRRKQPEPRRRRELAFKGDGDPQETELSQGPSPTAALLPAPGDQGGAAAEMQQRRSHPDPNHGQTPEPPGAPAPWPGAPSCECGSRAFVCLSPRARLQPQGALGSPAQLSRPPAPPTPSQAETRRFGCLACGKGFKYKHHLKEHERIHSGEKPYECATCQKRFSHSGSYSSHLSARRCLLPAPDSPAPWESRPCAARPRGGHAGGCGAYGPDLSSLHGPGPARPLPGPPDPGMEGPRDTNVPGPGPDRAPPETPTMEQPLDLSLPKPGKEPKPSPVPSEEPPTRRPYEPLYMPTSLFPAFLPSTLSHLLPHGAPRLHGNPELPAPQFLPFLLYPYGAEAGPALATGHWEQHGPLGAGGAGWRPLQAGGEPGGSRRRLRRTPEGLYLCELCPKTFRKSSSLLRHQYEHTGRRPHRCPLCPKAFKHKHHLGEHARLHSGERPFQCARCARRFSHSGSYSQHLNHRQGCCRAWGAPSPRGETPGPAPRQETPAPRGETPVPSHAPQGETPGPAPCGQTPGPAPRGETPVPSHAPEGETPAPHGKILVPAPQGGDPKPLSPG, from the exons ATGGCCCCGGCGCCCCGCAGGAAGCAGCCGGAGCCCCGCAGGAGACGCG agctggcttTCAAGGGGGACGGGGACCCACAGGAGACTGAGCTGAGCCAGGGCCCCAGCCCCACGGCCGCCCTCCTGCCGGCGCCCGGAGACCAAGGTGGGGCTGCGGCCGAAATGCAGCAGAGACGCAGCCACCCGGACCCCAACCACG gtCAGACTCCGGAGCCCCCCGGAGCGCCGGCGCCGTGGCCGGGTGCCCCGTCCTGCGAGTGCGGATCTCGCGCCTTCGTCTGCCTGAGCCCACGCGCCCGGCTCCAGCCCCAAGGGGCCCTGGGCAGCCCGGCCCAGCTCAGCcggcccccagcgccccccacccccagccag GCGGAGACACGTCGGTTCGGGTGCCTGGCTTGCGGGAAGGGCTTCAAATACAAACACCACCTGAAGGAGCATGAGCGCATCCACAGCG GCGAGAAGCCCTACGAATGTGCCACCTGCCAGAAGCGCTTCTCCCATTCGGGCTCCTACAGCTCGCACCTCAGCGCCCGCCGCTGCCTGCTGCCCGCCCCCGACTCCCCGGCCCCATGGGAGAGCCGCCCATGTGCTGCCAGGCCCCGGGGGGGCCacgctgggggctgtggggcctACGGCCCGGACCTCAGCTCCCTGCacggccccggcccggcccggccccttcCGGGCCCCCCTGACCCGGGAATGGAGGGACCCAGGGACACCAATGTGCCAGGGCCTGGCCCTGACCGGGCTCCCCCCGAGACCCCCACCATGGAGCAGCCCTTGGACCTGTCGCTTCCCAAGCCAGGCAAGGAGCCCAAGCCCAGCCCGGTGCCCTCGGAGGAGCCCCCGACCCGGCGGCCCTATGAGCCCCTCTACATGCccacctccctcttcccagccttCCTGCCCAGCACCCTCAGCCATCTCCTCCCGCACGGGGCCCCTCGGCTGCACGGGAACCCGGAGCTGCCGGCCCCCCAGTTCCTGCCTTTTCTGCTCTACCCGTATGGGGCGGAGGCGGGGCCAGCACTGGCCACGGGCCACTGGGAGCAACACGGGCCTCTG GGAGCCGGCGGGGCTGGGTGGCGCCCCCTGCAGGCgggcggggagccggggggcAGCCGGAGGCGGCTGCGGAGGACCCCCGAAGGGCTGTATCTGTGCGAGCTCTGCCCCAAAACCTTCCGGAAGAGCAGCTCCCTCCTGCGGCACCAGTACGAGCACACGG GGAGGCGCCCGCACCGCTGcccgctctgccccaaggcctTCAAGCACAAGCACCACCTGGGGGAACACGCCCGGCTGCACTCCGGGGAGCGCCCCTTCCAGTGCGCCCGCTGCGCCCGCCGCTTctcccactccggctcctactcGCAGCACCTCAACCACCGGCAGGGCTGCTGCCGGGCCTGGGGCGCCCCCAGCCCCCGCGGGGagacccccggccccgccccccgccaggagacccccgccccccgcggggAGACCCCCGTGCCCAGCCACGCCCCCCAGGGGGagacccccggccccgccccctgtgggcagacccccggccccgccccccgcggggAGACCCCCGTGCCCAGCCACGCCCCCGAGGGGGAGACCCCCGCCCCACACGGGAAGATCCTGGTCCCCGCCCCCCAAGGGGGAGACCCCAAGCCCCTGTCGCCAGGgtga